One genomic window of Stigmatella ashevillena includes the following:
- a CDS encoding glycosyltransferase family 2 protein has protein sequence MAEGLFWCAALLLLHTYFFYPLFLCAMDGVAQAFQSIRFMRTGSNRRRESRAGPLPSVSLVVAAYNEASCIQQKLQNSFALKYPEDRFEVLIGSDGSSDGTDDLVRECTDPRVRLSPAPRAGKTTVLNRCIPMAQGDIIVLSDANTMIEPGAIEALVRHFEDPEVGAVCGKLRLYNPTKQDYEESAYWSYESFIKFYEGKRGAVVGANGGLYAIRRTLFTQLPPSTIVDDFVIPLRILEKGYKVVYEAAAVAHEETTEDYGKEFGRRARIAAGNFQSLKMVPGLLLPTAGFPAFAFWSHKLLRWCAPALMALALMANLFLMDSLFYQFTLFFQALFYALAYLGKAGVLKGTGRRIASVAYYFVTMNLAIVVGFWRFLRNAQKAAWDRTARASS, from the coding sequence ATGGCGGAAGGTCTATTCTGGTGTGCCGCCCTGCTGCTTTTGCACACATATTTTTTCTACCCGCTGTTCCTGTGCGCCATGGATGGGGTGGCCCAGGCTTTTCAGTCCATCCGGTTCATGCGCACGGGCTCCAATCGGCGCCGGGAGTCTCGGGCAGGACCGCTGCCGTCGGTGAGCCTGGTGGTGGCGGCCTACAATGAGGCCAGCTGCATTCAGCAGAAGCTGCAGAACAGCTTCGCGCTGAAGTATCCGGAGGATCGCTTCGAGGTGCTGATCGGCTCGGACGGTTCCTCGGACGGCACGGATGATCTGGTGCGCGAGTGCACGGATCCGCGGGTCCGGCTGTCACCCGCGCCGCGCGCTGGGAAGACGACGGTGCTCAACCGCTGCATTCCCATGGCCCAAGGGGACATCATCGTCCTCTCGGACGCGAACACGATGATTGAGCCGGGCGCCATCGAGGCGTTGGTGCGCCACTTCGAGGATCCCGAGGTGGGGGCCGTCTGCGGCAAGCTGCGGCTCTACAACCCGACGAAGCAGGACTACGAGGAGAGCGCGTACTGGAGCTACGAGTCGTTCATCAAGTTCTACGAGGGCAAGCGCGGGGCGGTGGTGGGGGCCAACGGAGGCCTGTACGCCATCCGCAGGACGCTCTTCACGCAGCTGCCGCCCTCCACCATCGTGGACGACTTCGTCATTCCGCTGCGCATCCTGGAGAAGGGCTACAAGGTCGTCTACGAGGCGGCGGCGGTGGCCCACGAGGAGACGACGGAGGATTACGGCAAGGAGTTTGGCCGCCGGGCGCGCATCGCGGCCGGGAACTTCCAGAGCTTGAAGATGGTGCCCGGGCTGTTGCTGCCCACGGCGGGCTTCCCGGCCTTCGCTTTCTGGTCGCACAAGCTCTTGCGCTGGTGTGCGCCGGCGCTGATGGCGTTGGCGCTGATGGCGAACCTCTTCCTGATGGACAGCCTCTTCTACCAGTTCACGCTCTTCTTCCAGGCGCTGTTCTACGCGCTGGCGTACCTGGGCAAGGCTGGGGTGCTCAAGGGCACGGGGCGGCGGATTGCCTCGGTCGCGTACTACTTCGTGACGATGAACCTGGCCATCGTGGTGGGCTTCTGGCGGTTCCTGCGCAACGCGCAGAAGGCCGCGTGGGATCGCACCGCTCGCGCCTCGTCCTGA
- a CDS encoding zinc-ribbon domain-containing protein produces the protein MQIACPQCSMRYDLDPRLLPPVGASVQCTRCSFVFTATPAGQTLLPGQKASPPGPKAPGGNRPPAVNETLLFGGSPAKAAPKAGAGSQEDVTPVYGTAAIQAVPEEGERTPAFGTALPPASAASLGKTQLFGAPPPRPTVSTTQVFGAASIAQAAKAPPPSTTQVFGAVSIAQAAQAPSPSTTQAFGAASIPQASQATPPSTTQVFGAASIAQAAQAPPPSTTQAFGAAQLRSAEGEGGKVLPPGLREKKPSPEVPWSMPEVGGESRPSLPSLPAEPASPWGGSPPAARRATALELPPELLLPNSPSGPRSPEESVPGGGGRERLLIALAAAVVLGLTAWLTYPAWRNRASELPSEAVSTKDEAVLLLRRDDPASLSQAIERLRKLVGTYPKYTEAQAELVVALALRLDDTKAELEWLASEEARLRQEISALEKEKSLGEWNSRANARKDELDGVWKQRQPLEAIAAELTQQLEEASAVIRKAPETEPASDVLARLKAQAIQGGVMGSPTGLGMAERFRKVENPAHWSAVAFAEHGLHTRVPPDALMKLSEELTQVRSRDSTFLRVYVLEARMSLRLGDPSAARALLDAVVTLNPNHTLARKLRQWAVSAQEATAPSP, from the coding sequence GTGCAGATCGCATGCCCTCAATGCTCGATGCGGTATGACCTCGACCCCCGGTTGTTGCCGCCGGTGGGGGCATCGGTGCAATGCACGCGGTGCAGCTTCGTCTTCACGGCGACCCCAGCGGGTCAGACGCTCCTGCCGGGCCAGAAGGCCAGCCCTCCTGGGCCCAAGGCGCCGGGGGGAAACCGGCCTCCCGCGGTCAACGAGACCCTGCTCTTCGGGGGTTCCCCCGCGAAGGCTGCGCCCAAGGCAGGAGCAGGCTCCCAGGAGGACGTGACGCCGGTGTACGGCACTGCTGCCATTCAGGCAGTGCCGGAAGAAGGGGAGAGGACGCCCGCTTTCGGGACCGCGCTTCCCCCAGCCTCCGCGGCCTCTTTGGGCAAGACCCAGCTGTTCGGTGCGCCGCCGCCGCGCCCAACGGTCAGCACGACGCAGGTGTTTGGCGCGGCCTCCATTGCCCAGGCAGCCAAGGCACCTCCGCCCAGCACGACGCAGGTGTTTGGCGCGGTCTCCATCGCCCAGGCGGCTCAGGCGCCCTCGCCCAGTACGACGCAGGCGTTTGGCGCGGCTTCCATTCCTCAGGCGTCCCAGGCGACTCCACCCAGTACGACGCAGGTGTTTGGCGCGGCTTCCATTGCTCAGGCGGCTCAGGCACCTCCGCCCAGCACGACCCAGGCGTTTGGCGCGGCGCAGCTCCGGTCTGCGGAGGGCGAGGGAGGCAAGGTTCTTCCTCCGGGGCTGCGCGAGAAGAAGCCCTCGCCCGAGGTTCCCTGGAGCATGCCGGAGGTGGGTGGCGAGTCCCGGCCCTCGCTGCCGTCCCTGCCTGCGGAACCCGCGAGCCCATGGGGGGGAAGCCCTCCTGCCGCGCGCCGGGCCACGGCGTTGGAGCTTCCTCCGGAGCTGCTCCTGCCGAACAGCCCGTCAGGGCCCCGTTCTCCCGAAGAGTCCGTGCCAGGGGGCGGGGGACGGGAGCGGCTCCTGATCGCCTTGGCTGCCGCGGTGGTGCTCGGTCTGACGGCCTGGTTGACGTATCCGGCCTGGCGCAACCGGGCTTCGGAGCTGCCCTCCGAGGCGGTGAGCACCAAGGACGAAGCGGTGCTCCTGCTGCGGCGCGATGATCCGGCCTCTCTCTCCCAAGCCATCGAGCGGTTGCGCAAGCTGGTGGGCACGTATCCGAAATACACGGAGGCTCAGGCGGAGCTGGTGGTCGCGCTGGCCCTGCGGTTGGACGACACGAAGGCCGAGCTCGAGTGGCTCGCAAGCGAGGAGGCGAGGCTGCGCCAGGAGATCTCCGCCCTGGAGAAGGAGAAGTCCCTGGGGGAGTGGAACAGCCGGGCCAACGCGCGGAAGGATGAGCTGGATGGGGTGTGGAAACAGCGTCAGCCGCTGGAGGCCATCGCGGCGGAGTTGACCCAGCAGCTCGAAGAGGCCAGTGCCGTCATCCGGAAGGCGCCCGAGACAGAGCCTGCTTCCGATGTGCTGGCGCGGCTGAAGGCCCAGGCGATCCAAGGAGGCGTGATGGGCAGCCCCACAGGGCTGGGGATGGCCGAGCGGTTTCGCAAGGTGGAGAATCCGGCGCACTGGAGCGCCGTGGCCTTCGCCGAGCACGGTCTCCACACCCGTGTGCCGCCGGACGCGCTGATGAAGTTGTCCGAGGAACTGACCCAGGTGCGGAGCCGGGACAGCACCTTCCTTCGCGTCTATGTCCTGGAGGCGAGGATGTCCTTGCGGTTGGGAGATCCCTCGGCCGCGAGGGCCTTGCTCGACGCGGTGGTGACCCTCAACCCGAACCACACGCTTGCTCGCAAGCTCAGGCAATGGGCGGTCTCCGCCCAGGAAGCCACCGCGCCCAGTCCCTGA
- a CDS encoding CHAP domain-containing protein, translating to MKCFALVAGVLWMTGCATGGPMGGQMAFEGLRYRPLTPSAAPRDIPEEAESPAPALAQGPVEKPSRSPASPASKPAPRVARAPAKKPASPARSEVSPSARDTVLATARALVGQSQVKVKGRPYSADCTGLVEAAYASAGIALRGTSKPGDNGVTAIYRHAQAHGRVYTRGQPAPGDIVFFRETYDQNRDGRRNDGLTHVGLVDKVAADGTVTVIHRVKRGVVRYRMNLAQPSTAKDARSGQVLNDTLRAPSSGHAFALTGQLFAAYATVLPAPAPVAVASR from the coding sequence ATGAAGTGCTTCGCGCTGGTGGCTGGGGTGTTGTGGATGACGGGGTGCGCCACGGGGGGACCGATGGGAGGCCAGATGGCCTTCGAGGGGCTGCGCTACCGCCCCCTCACCCCTTCAGCGGCGCCGCGCGACATTCCGGAAGAGGCGGAGTCCCCGGCGCCCGCACTCGCCCAGGGGCCTGTGGAGAAGCCCTCCCGCTCCCCCGCGTCTCCCGCTTCCAAGCCCGCCCCCCGCGTGGCCCGCGCCCCGGCGAAGAAGCCCGCCTCCCCTGCCCGTTCCGAGGTGTCCCCCAGCGCGCGTGACACGGTGCTCGCCACCGCCCGGGCCCTGGTGGGCCAGAGCCAGGTGAAGGTGAAGGGCCGCCCCTACTCGGCGGACTGCACCGGCCTCGTCGAGGCCGCCTACGCGTCCGCGGGCATCGCCCTCCGAGGTACCTCGAAGCCTGGGGACAACGGCGTCACCGCCATCTACCGGCACGCACAAGCCCATGGCCGGGTGTACACCCGGGGCCAGCCCGCGCCCGGGGACATCGTCTTCTTCCGGGAGACGTATGATCAAAACCGCGATGGGCGCCGCAACGACGGGCTCACCCACGTGGGGCTGGTGGACAAGGTGGCGGCGGATGGCACCGTCACCGTCATCCACCGCGTCAAACGGGGCGTGGTCCGCTACCGCATGAACCTGGCGCAGCCCAGTACCGCCAAGGACGCTCGCAGCGGCCAAGTCCTCAACGACACGCTTCGCGCCCCCAGCTCCGGCCACGCCTTCGCCCTCACCGGACAACTCTTCGCGGCCTACGCCACCGTGCTGCCTGCTCCCGCGCCGGTGGCCGTGGCCAGCCGGTAA